The following is a genomic window from Sedimenticola thiotaurini.
GTCCCCGCGGAATGCCGGTAAGACCGTGGGCGATGTCCACCACCCCGGCACGTACCTGATCCATCTGTTTTGCCACATGGCCAAAGGATGAACCTGCCGGAAAAATCTGTACCTTTACCCGCCCGTTAGTGCGTGCTTCCAGTTCCCTGGCCCAGGGCTCCAGAAAGTCGCGCTGTACGGGATAGGTCGATGGCAGAAAGTGACTCATTTTGAGTTCAATTGTATCGGCTGCAAAAGTCGCTGTACTGATGACGATTGATACAATCAATAAACTGGCTGTTATAGCTCTTTTTATCATGTGCATTCCTCCTCAGGATCTGTCGATCAAGTTCAACTTAGTTGCATGTGTAACTTATGTCAACTCGACAATACTGCACAAACAAGATGGAAATAGCCGGTATTTCGTTTGAATAACCAAACCAGCGTCCACCAAAAATGGCAGATGGATTAAAGCTGAACCCTGTCGTCTTGACCATCTTGCGCGACGAGGCTCACAGACTTTTTATTCTTGCCATACAACAGGATTCATTCGCCCCCATCCAGCTGACTCATCACCTGACGGAAACAGGCATCAACAGCATGGCGGTCTTCTGAATAGCAGAGAGCTTGAACAGCCATGGCATGAATCGCAATCGCGTGGCGCCGTAAAATGGTGTCGTGCTCTCTATCATCAATAACCGGAGCTATCGCTCCGATCACTTTCAACATATGCATCATGACGGTCGGGAAAACCGCAGCTGACTGCCTGATCTGCACAAAAGCTGTATCGGTCAGCCGGGTAAAGTCCACAGCCTGTAGCAGAACACGTGCTTTTCCATCTTTGTCCCGACAGATAGTGGAACCGGCACCGCGGCCGGAAAACAGCACCAGCCCGGAACCCAGCTCATCCAGACAGGAAGTGGCGGTATAGGGATCGTTTATACCTGGTGACAAGGCCCGCAACGCAATCTCTACCAGCTGTTGAAACGGAAACTCAATATCCTGTACCAGGGTCCGCTGGTGACCAAAACGAAATGCATCCTGCAGGTCATCCAGTTGCTCCTTTGGCACACGTTCCGACGGCGATACATCAAACAGCGTGGCTCCGCACAGTACAAACTGACCGGGACGATAATTGAGCCGTATAAACAGATCATGTTGTTCGGCCCAGGTGACCAGCCGGGTCTCTTCCACCGCCTGCAAAACGCCCCGCTCCCGGGCCGGAACCGGTACGGCTGAATCATCCATCAATCGGATCAGGTACTGACGATCCTCTTCTTCCTCAACGGCACTTCCAGAGCGTTCAGGCAATAGCCGTGTCACTATCATCTCCAACTCATTGCGTACGTTGGCGATTATTCTGCTGGCGTGAATGCTGTCGGCAATGTGGTGGATGTAGAAGATCAGCATGCCGACACTGACCAATGCAAACAGCATGGCGGCACTGGTACCGAGTTGCGGAACAAAACCGCCGCCAGCCGCTGATTGCACAGAACGTAAGATCAACAGACAGAATACAAAACACGCAAGAAAAAGCCCCAGTGCAACCTGGCTCTTGCGATCACGCATGAAGTTGTAGATGAGGCGCGGACCGAACTGGGAACTGGCAAG
Proteins encoded in this region:
- a CDS encoding DUF2254 domain-containing protein produces the protein MKPLRYSRLFKLWDQVHSSYWFIPTLMVALSAMLAFLLILADQHYVLDPADESPWLFPGEADSARVILSTIATVMMTVVSLTFSITIVVLTLASSQFGPRLIYNFMRDRKSQVALGLFLACFVFCLLILRSVQSAAGGGFVPQLGTSAAMLFALVSVGMLIFYIHHIADSIHASRIIANVRNELEMIVTRLLPERSGSAVEEEEDRQYLIRLMDDSAVPVPARERGVLQAVEETRLVTWAEQHDLFIRLNYRPGQFVLCGATLFDVSPSERVPKEQLDDLQDAFRFGHQRTLVQDIEFPFQQLVEIALRALSPGINDPYTATSCLDELGSGLVLFSGRGAGSTICRDKDGKARVLLQAVDFTRLTDTAFVQIRQSAAVFPTVMMHMLKVIGAIAPVIDDREHDTILRRHAIAIHAMAVQALCYSEDRHAVDACFRQVMSQLDGGE